The segment CGACGGCCGGGTCCCGGGTGACGGACGTGGCCAGGGTGTACGAGGCGTCGCCGGGCGGGACGGTGAACACGCCGCTCCCGTTCCCGCTGAGCGGATCGTCGTTCTCGCCGACCAGGACGCCGTCGCGGTGGAGCGTGGTCCGCGCCGACGAGACGAGGGTCCAGCCGGCGTGACTCTCGCCGTCGGCGAGCACCGGCAGCGCCCCGTGGAGCGCGTTGCCCCGGCGGAACACCCCGCCGCCGGAGTCGAGGGCGGGCGAGAAGACCCCGGCGTTGAACATCTCGGTCCGGGTGCTGCCGGGGGTGTACTGCCGCGGCGGCGTGGAGTGGCTGCTCTCCATCCTCACCGCGTCGTCCGGCGGGAGGTAGCGGTGCTGCTCGGCCTGGAGCGCCCAGGTGGTTCCCGGCGCCGTCGACAGCCGCAGCGTCCGGGACGCGGGCAGCGCGTCGCGCCGTACGGGCGATTGGCTCCCGAAGGAGCCGGGTGCCGTGCCCCAGGCGAAGACATCACCGTGCACACCGGTCCCGGAGGAGCCGATTCCGGTGTGTACGGTCGCCAGCTCGCCCTCCGTGAACTGCCGCCGCAGACCGGTGGCGAGCCGCCGGACACTCGCCTCACCGAGGACGATCTTGTAGTCGGTGGTGTCCCGCGTCCACATCGCCTCCCAGGACTGGGAGAGGGAACCGTCCGTGACCTCCGGGCCGAGATGGGCGGTACGGAGCTCGCCGCCCGCCGCGACGGGGAGGGACAGCCCGAGGGCGTACCCGTCCACGGCCACTTCGTAGGAGGCCGAGGTGAACTCGTTCGCCGCCGCACGGTCCGGTACGGAGAGCCGGACCGGGCGGGTGGCCCGGGCGTCCACGGTGACCGTGGTGGGGCCGGTGACCTCCAGCCGGGGCTGGACGACGATGTCCGTCGGGGACGAAGGGTCCGCGGGCGCCGGGCTGTTGACGGCTTCCAGCGCGTAGCGGCCGGGGGCGACCTGGAGCGTGACGGAGCCCGTCGACGCGTCGGGCCTGTGGAAGGTGCCCGCGGCCGCCCCGGTCAGCCCCTGCAGCCGGGAGACGAAGTTCCGGCCGGCCGTGCCGTCCCGGCCGATGAAACGGAACGTCAGGGCATGGGTGACGGCGGTACGACCCCCGAGGCCCGTGGTTTCCCGCGCGGCCGGGCCGCCCGGTGGGGCCTGCCCGGGCCGCCCCGGCCGCCCTGTGAGCGTGGTGATGTCGAATCCCGCCGCGTCCCGTCGCCCGGCCGCGATATCGTCCGCGACGTCGAGCGGCACGGCCTCGGTGCGCCCGCCGCCGGTCCGGAACATCAGCGGGATGTGCTTTCGACCCGGCGGCCGCTCGTACCGCAGTGCGCGGCCGTCGCCGCCCGTACTGATCCGCTCCCCGGTGGCGATCGTGACACTCCGCACGCTGCCGCCGTAGCCGCTCTCCGGGGGGCTCTCGGCCGCCACGGCCCCACCCGCCCCGACGGCCCCCGCCACTAAGACCGAGACGAGGAGCACCACGCCCCCGCGTTTTCCGATCTCCGCTGCCTTGGTTCCTCCGGTCATTCCCACTCCTTTACTGCCCGGACCGGTTTCCGGGGCATGGAGTGTTCCGGGCCTGTGTGACGGGAGTGTGACCGTGCACCCGGTGATAACGGCAATCGTCCGACGGCACCGGTCGTCCGCTCGGTGAGTGAATGCCGCGACGACCGGCGGGGGTTGCGGTGACAGCTGCTCCGGGCCCTTCGGGGACCCCCGAAGGCCGCGCCCGGACCGGCCGCATCCGCCCGACCGGGCAGCGAACTGGATACGCTCCGTCGGGGCAGGAGCAGGCGGATGCGACGCCCCGAGCCGATCGCCGTGCGAGCCGCCCGAGCCCTCTGCGCCGTACCGACCCGAGGAGGACCCCCCATGGCCGCCGCCCCGCTGACCGCCGCCGAACTCGAAGAGGCGATGACCGCGCTCCCCGACTGGACCGTCGAGGACGGCAAGCTCACGGCCGCCTTCAAGCTGGACCGCGCCGATGTCCCCGCCCTCTACGCGGCCGTGGCCGCCGCCGAGGACGAGGCGAACCATCACGCGAAGGTGACCATCCTGTACGGCACGATCGGTTTCGCCCTCTGCACCCATGACGCGGGCGACACCATCACCTCCCGCGACACCACCACGGCCGCCCGCCTCACCGCCCTCACCCTGGCCCACGGCGCCACCCCGGCCGACCAATAGCCCCGGCGCCGCCGGGTCCCGGCCGGGCGTCCGTGTTCGTTTACCCGTGAGCGTGAATACGGGGCATCCGCCGTGGACACCGCCGCGGGTCCGCCCTACCGTCCTTCCCGACACGGCCCGACGACTTACCGAGGACGGTTCCGGTGCGCTTGGACGGTGAGGACTGGCGTCGATTCTTCGACGCGTTCGGGCGGGAGGCCTGGCGCTTCGAAGCACAGCCCGTATACACGATGCCCAGGGAACAGGAGAACGTCGCCCGATTTCTCCGGGGCGAGGGGAAACCCCGCGAGCACAACGCCCGGTGGCACGAGCGGGTGCGTACCTACGTTCAATCAGGGAGGAGTATCGGCCGGGTCCGCATCGTGCGTCTGCCGCTCACCGACTACCAGCGGTACCAGTTCGCCTGGGGCATCCCCGGCAACATCGCCGCGGGTGAGGACATCCGCATCCTTGATGTGACCCGTCAGGACTACGGTCTGCCGCTCTCCGGTGGGCGGGACTGGTGGATGTTCGACCGCACCCGGATCGCCCATCTCAACTTCGGGCCGGACGGTACCCAGATCAACCGTGAGGCGTACGAAGGCGATCCCGCCCCCTACCGGGAGTGGCGGCGCATCGCCTTGGAGCACGCGGTGCCCTTCGAGGAGTACGCGCGGGGCCGCGACGGTTGACCTGGGCCGGCAGGGCAGCGGGGTGGCGGGGTGGCCCTGGGGGCGACACCCCGCCACCGGGGGCCGGGGTCACGCGGCCGTTGTGTACGGGGTGCGGGCCGGTCCCGCGGGGGTGTTCGTCACCTCCGTGTGGTTCGGTACGGGCTCGGGCCGGGCGGTTGTGGGGCGGGTGGCCGCGGCCCGTAGCTGGCGGTCGATCGCCCGTTCCCGGGCCTGGCCCCTGAGGGCGGGGAAGGTGACGAGTCCGGTCAGGGCGATCACGACGAGGTAGCTCCAGAGTGTGTGCATGCCCTCTACTGTCGCGGCGCGGCGCGCTCGACAGCAGTGGCAGAACTGTCATGAATCTTCGATTTACTGCCACCCGGCGGTGGCCCGCATGCCACACTGTCGAACATGCTGAGCAATGTGGCGGTACCACTGCTCGCTCCGGTCCACCCCTTCGAACTCGGTGTGCTCTGCGAGGTGTTCGGCCTCGACCGCGGCGATGACGGCATGCCGGTGTACGACTTCGCGGTCGTCTCCGCCGAAGGCCCCACGCTCTCCACCCACGCGGGTTTCACCATCTCCACCCCGCACGGTCTGGAGCGGCTGGAAGAGGCCGATCTGATCGCCGTCCCGACCGGCGGCTCCTATCCCACCCGCGGCTATCCCGAGGAGCTCCTCGCCGCGCTGCGCCGGGCCGTCGACCGGGGCGCGCGGGTGCTGAGCGTGTGTTCGGGCGCCTTCGTCCTGGGGGCGGCGGGCCTTCTCGACGACCGCCGCTGCACCACCCACTGGCGCTACAGCGCGGCACTGGCGCGCCGCTTCCCGCGGGCCGTGATCGACCCCGATGTGCTGTACGTGGACGCCGGACCGGTCGTCACCTCGGCGGGTACGGCCGCGGCGATCGACGCCTGTCTGCACATCCTGCGCCAGGAGCACGGCCCCGAGGTCGCCAACTACATCTCACGCCGTATGGTCGTCCCGCCGCACCGCGACGGCGGGCAGGCGCAGTACATCACGCACCCCCTGCCGCGCAGCCGCTGCGACACCATGGCCGGCACCCTCGACTGGATGGAGCGCCATCTCCAGGAGGACATCACCGTCGACCGGCTCGCCGACCGCGCCCATATGTCCCCGCGCACCTTCGCCCGCCGCTTCCTCCAGGAGACCGGCACCACTCCGTACCGCTGGCTGCTGCGTCAGCGCGTCCTCAAGGCGCAGGAGTTGCTGGAGTCCACCGACGAGACGATGGACGTGATCGCCGACCACTGCGGTTTCGGCAACGCGGCCGCCCTCCGCCACCACTTCCTGCGCACCCTCGACACGACCCCGAACGCCTATCGCCGTACCTTCCGCGGTGACCCGGGCACACCGGACCTGAGCCGCACCGCCACCCTGTGACCCCGGGCGCCGAAATCGGTGTCCGGGGGCGGTGTCAGTGGCGCGTTCTACTGTGCCGGGCATGACGCATTGGATCAGCGGTCCGCTACGGCAGCGGCATGAAGAGGTCACCGTCGTCTTCTTCCGGGGGGCGTCCCTGGACGCGGTCACCCGGGGGCTTCTCGCCGCCCGCCGGATACCGCTCGCCTACGGCAAGGGCACCGACTGGGGGGTGATCCTGCACGATATGCACAGCTGGGACGAGGGCGACGACGCGCTCGTCGACTACCGCGCACTCTGCCCGGAAGGCGCCTCACTGGCCGTCTTCATCACCGAGCCGTGTCTGGCGAAGGCCCATGGCCCGGCGTTCGAGTACTACCGCGACGGACGCCTTCTCACCCTGTTCAGCTTCGAGGACCTGGGCCAGCTGCTGGGCGACGAACCCGGACTGCTGGTGCCCGCGCTGACGGAGGCCGGTCTCATCGCGCCCGCCGCGGCGGCGGAGACCGAGTGGGACGACGACGAGGAAGAAGAGGAAGAGGAGGAAGAGGAGGAAGAGGAGGGGCCGGAGTGGGAAGACCGGGAGGAGCGGATCGTGGCCGCCGTCGCCGGATTCCTCGGACTGCCGGAGCTGGAGCTGTGATCCCCGGGGCCGGGCCCCCGCCGGACGCGGTGGCCCCGGTGGAACCGCGCCCCGCTCCGGCGCGTCACTTCGCGTCGGCGTAGCACTCCACGACCGCCGTGGTGAACGGGAAACGGACCGGGGTGTCACCGAAGGCGATCCGGCCCGCCAGGGCGCCCGCCTCCCGGATCGCCGCCGTCACCGCTTCGGCCTCCTCCGCCGGACAGTGCACCACGACCTCGTCATGGACGAAGAACACCAGCTCGGCCCGCATCCCGGCGATCGCGCGGCGCAGCGCGGCGAGCATCAGCAGAGCCCAGTCGGCGGCGGCGCCCTGGACGACGAAGTTACGGGTGAAACGGCCGCGGGCGCGGGCATCGGAGGTGCCGGCCGGGGCGGCCGGATCGGCGTCCTCCTGCGGCAGCCCCGCCTCCTCGGCGTCCCCGGCGCCCGAGACCGGGGGGCAGGTGCGGCCGAGGTACGTCCGGACCAGCCGGCCCTCCTCGCCCGCGCGGGCCGCGTCGTCCACATAGGCGACCGCCGCCGGGAAGCGCCGCCGCAGCGCCGCGAGGTTCTTCAGGCCGTCGCCCGACGTCTGCCCGTAGATCGCGCCCAGCAGCGCCAGCTTGGCGTGCTCCCGGTCGCCCGCGAAGGCGCGCGTCGACAGCCGGGAGTACAGATCGCCGTCATGGCCCGCGACCTCCATCAGACCGGGGTCGCGGGAGACCGCCGCCAGCACCCTCGGCTCCATCTGGTCCGCGTCGGCGACCACCAGCCGCCAGCCCTCGTCCGCGACCACCGCCCGCCGGATGACCCGGGGGATCTGGAGCGCGCCGCCGCCGTTCGTCGTCCACCGGCCGGAGACCGAGCCGCCGGGCAGATAGCCGGGCCGGAACCGGCCGTCGCGCACCCAGTCCGCCAGCCACCCCCAGCCGTGCGCCACCCAGATCCGGTACAGCTTCTTGTACTCGACCAGCGGTTTCACCGCGGGATGCCCGATCTCCTCCAGCTCCCAACGGCGGGTGGACCGCAGTTTGACGCCCGCCTCCGCGAACGCCTTGATCACATCGGCCGGGAGGTCCGGCCGTACCCGCCGCCCGAACGCCGCCGACACCTCGTCCGCCAGCTGCGCCAGCCGCCGCGGCTCCCCGCCGCCCGCGTACCGCTCGCCGAGCAGCTCCGCCAGCAGCCGCCGGTGCACATCGGCCCGCCACGGCAGCCCCGCCCGGTTCATCTCCGATGCCACCAGCATCCCGGCCGATTCGGCGGCCGTCAGCAGCCTCATCCGGCCCGGGTGCGCGGTCGCGTCATGGCGGCGCTGCTGCTCCGCGTACACCTCCAGCAGGGATTCCAGGGGCGTCGGCACCGGCCGCGGCTCGAACAGCGACGACTGCGCACCCGGCTCGGCCGCGCGCTGCGGCGGATCGGGTGGTACGGGCTGCCGCCGCAGCCGGGCCAGCGCGGCCGCGGCCGACCGGGGCTCCCCGAACCGGCCCTCGTGCCCCAGGAGCAGCAGCTCGGCGTCCTCGATGTCGTAACACCGCTCCACCGGGACGCCGGCCGCCAGCAGCCGGGGATAGATGTCGAACGTGGACCGCCACACCCAGCGGCCGACCTCGGGCCGCGACCGGACGGCCGCGACGAGATCCGGCTCCTCGACCACCGGCCCGGCGGGGAGGCCGTCGGGGCGCAGGGGGACGAGCCGTGCCCCGTCGCCCTCCTCCGCCGCCGCGATCGCCCACCGTTCCCGTTCCGCCATGCGGGAAGTCTGCCAGGCGGGTCCGACAACGGCCGGGGTCCGACACCGGCCCGGAACCGACACCGGCCCGGAACTGACACCGGCCGGGCCAGACATCGGCCCGGGCCCGACACGGTCCAGGTCCTACGGCGCCGGGTCCGGCAGCGCCGCCGCGGCGCGCGTTCCGGCCGGGGCGCGCCGATCCGGACAACAGCCGGAAAGGGCACCGGCGCGGCGGGACCGGCTGCTTATGATCAGCGCGCCCGTCCCGGACCGCGACCGGTCCGCCGCCCGGCCCGGCGCGGGAACATCACGCACACCACCCAGGGGGACCCATGAGACGGCACGGCATACGTACGGCCTTCACCGGCGGCGCGGCGGTGATCGCGCTCCTGGCCACCGGGTGCAGCGACTCCGATTCCGACTCCGACTCCGGTTCCGGTTCCGGTGCCGAGCCCGACCCGAAGGTCAAAACGCAGCGGATCGGCGCGGCGGGCGGCGCCTGCGATCTGCCCTTCACCTTCGACACGCCCGCCGACTGGAAGGTCGCCGCGGTGAACACGGAAGCGATGGGGGACTTCACCGTCGGGATGGCCGAGATGGTCTGCGAGCTGGACGCTCGCCACGCCGGTACCTCCGGCTTCGTCCGGCTCTGGAACGATCCGACGGAGACCGCGACCACCCGTCTCGTCCTGGAGCGCTTCGTCGCCGACAGCCGGCTGGAGAAGGTGCGGAACGTCGAGTACCGCGAGCTGAAGGCGGGCCCGTACAAAGCCGTCGAGGTCACCTTCGACGGCTACAACAGCCTCTTCGAGTCCGACCAGAAGGAGCTGCACCTCGCCTTCCCGACCGCCGAGGGCTTCACCGTGATCGACATCGACTCCCAGCACCCGGTGGCCTACAAGGAGCTGCTGCCCGAGTACGAGCGGATCAGAAAGACCCTCCGCGAGTCCTGACCTCGGCCCCGGACGTACGGCCGCCACCGGTCCGGGACACCCCGCCGCGCCCCGCATCATGGAGGGATGAGCACCGCCCCCCAGCCGCAGACCACCGTCGAGCGGGCCCTGGCGACCGCCCTGTACGCCCAGGACTCCCGGGCCCGGGACCGGTCCGTCGAGGCCGCCCTCGACACCGCGGCCTCCCTCATCGCCGCCGACCCCGGCGCCGACGCCGAGCTGGCCCGGCGGGGCGAGGAGTTCGTTCGCCGGGCCTGGGAGCGGGGCTGGCAGCCCGCCGACGCCGTCCGGATCGTCCGCCGCGACCTCGGCGAACCGCATGTACGGATCGTGGCCGAGCTGATCCGTACCGAAGCCCGCCGCTACCCGGCGGCGACCCTCCCGGCGCGCTGGGCCGGGCAGCTCGCCGCCCTCGACCCCGCCGCCGTACCGCCGTGGCGGGCCGCCGACCGCTTCTCGTACGCCACGGCCGCGCTGGAGCTGTACCGGCTGCTGCTGAGACTGCCCGCCGTGGAGCCGGTCGGCCCGGTGCCGGGGGAGTCTCCCGCGACCGCGCCGCCGCCCTCGGTAACCGAGCCGAAGGCGCTCACGCGGATACGGGCGCTGCTCGCCAAGGCCGAGGCCACCGACTATCCGGAGGAGGCCGAGGCGCTGTCGGCCAAGGCCCAGGAGCTGGCCGCCCGCTACAGCATCGACGCGGCGGCGCTCGACGGGGGCGGTGAGGGGCGTGACGTCCCCGGTGCCTGCCGGATCGGTGTCGAGCCGCCGTACGAGACCGCCAAGGCGATCCTGCTGGACGCCGTCGCGGAGGCGAACCGCTGCCGCGCCGTGTGGAACAGCGCCTTCGGCTTCTCGACGGTCGTCGGCTACACCCCCGACCTCGACGCCGTCGAGCTGCTGTACACCTCGCTGCTGGTCCAGGGCACGGCCGCGATGACCCGGGCGGAGGCGGACCAGCGAGCGGGCGGCCGGAAGCGGACGAAGACGTTCCGGCAGTCGTTCCTGATGGCGTACGCCTCCCGGGTCGGCGAGCGGCTCACCGCGGCGGCCGACGCGGTGTCGGAGACCGCGCCCGTGGGGCTGCTGCCGGTCCTGGCGACCCGGGAGGTCGCGGTCGGCGCCCGTACCGACGAACTGTTCCCGCGCACGACGGCCACCCGGGTGCGCGGGGTCAGCGACGAGGCGGGCTGGAGCGAGGGCCGGGCGGCGGCCGACGCGGCCCGGGTCCACCCCGAACGCCGCCGGGTGCGGGGACCCGGGCGGGACGGCGACTGAGCCACGGGGGCCAACCGCCGGGCCGCCGGTCCACCGGGCCGCCGGGCCGTCGGGCCGCCGGGCCGAAGCCGCCCGGCGCGCCCCGGGAACTCCTCAGCGTCACCGGACGACCACTGAGACGAAGGGGCGCGACACCGACTCGCCCCGAGGACCAGGAGGCCGGTGCGGTGCGAGCGGTGCAGGCAGGACCAGTAGTGCAGACCCCGGAAGAAGAAGCGGCGGCAGCGGCGGGGCCCGTGCCCTGGTACGCGGACGACTCCCTCTGGGTCGACTTCGCCCCCGCCATGTTCTCCGACCGGCGCGCCGGCACCGTCGCCGCCCTCGTCCGCGACGCCCCCCTCCTCGCCTTCCCGCCCGGCGCCCGCGTCCTCGACCTGTGCTGCGGTCCCGGCCTCTTCCTCGCCCCCCTCGCCCGCCGCGGCCACCCCGTCACCGGCGTCGACCTGAGCGAACCGATGCTGGACCGGGCCCGGGAGGCCGTCGCCGCCGCCGGGGACGGCGCCCGGCGGCGGACCGAACTCGTCCGCGCCGACATGCTCGACTTCGTCCGGCCCGGCGCGTACGACGTCGTCCTCAACGTCTTCACCTCCTTCGGCTACTTCACCGACCCCGCCGACAACCTCCAGGTCCTGCGCAACGCCCGCCGCAGCCTGGCCCCCGGCGGAAAACTGCTGGTCGACGTCATGGGCAAGGAAGTGCTCGCGGGGTGGATCGGCCGCCCGCAGACCGTCGACCTGCCCGACGGGTCGTACGTCGTCCAGCGCGACACCGTCCTCGACTCCTGGCGCAGGCTGCGTACCGAATGGACCCTCGTCTGCGGTGAAACCGCCCGTACCGCCGCCATCCACTCCTTCCTCTACAGCGCCGCCGAACTCCACGAACTGTTCCTGGCGGCCGGTTTCACCGGTGTGGAGTGCTACGGGGACTTCGACGGCGGCCCCTACGACCAGCACGCGCGCCGGCTGATCGTCACCGGACACGCCCCGGGCTGACCGCCCGTCCGCGCTCCTGGTTCAGCCCCGCGCCCCCGGTCCGGCCCCGCGCCCCCGGTCCAACCCCGCGCCCCCCTTCGCTCCCACCCGGAGGACCCCCACACCATGCCCGCTCCCCTCTCCGACTGCCCCGAGAAGGCCCCGGCGGTCGTCCACGAGCACATCACCGACGCCCTCAAGGACCCCGCCCTCATCCGGCTCACCTCCACCACCGTCCTCGCCCGCTTCGAGACGATGAAGGTGTACGCCGCCCTCGGCGCCGTCCGTACCCTGCTGGAGACCGGCCGGATCAGCCCCGGCCATACCGTCGTCGACAGTTCCAGCGGTATCTACGCGCTCGCGCTCGCCCTCGCCTGCCACCGCTACGGACTGCGCTGCCATATCGTCGCCTCCACCACCGTCGACGCCACCATGCGCGCCCAGCTCGACGTCCTCGGCGCGACCGTGGACCAGATGCCCCCGTCGCACAGCCTCCGCCTCGACCAGGAGCGCCGGGTCCGGCACGTCCGGGCGCTCCTCGCCGAGCGGCCCGATGTCCACTGGATGCGGCAGTACCACGACCGGGTCCACCACGCGGGCTACCGCGAGTTCGCCGAACTCGTCACCGCCGCGCTGCCGCCCGGGCCGCTCACCGTCGTCGGCGCGGTCGGCACCGGCGCGTCCACCGGCGGGCTGACGGCGGCGCTGCGCGAGAGCGGCCGCCCGGTGCGGCTCGTCGGCGTCCAGCCCTTCGGCAGCGTCACCTTCGGCAGTGAGGGCTTCAGCGATCCGGAGGCCATCATCGCCGGAATCGGCAGCTCCATCCCCTTCGGCAATGTACGGCACGAGCTGTACGACACCCTGCACTGGCTCGACTTCCGGCACGCCATGGCGGGCGCGGTCGAACTCCTGCGCCGGCACGCCGTCTTCGCGGGGCTCTCGACGGGCGCCGCGCACCTCGTCGCCCGCTGGGAGTCCGGAACGAACACCTCCGAGGAGGCCGAGGGGACGTATCTCGTGCTCGGCGCCGACACCGGCCACCGCTACACCGAACGCGTCTTCGCCCGCCACACCGAGGCCCTCGACCCGGCAGTCCTGCGCCCCGAACGGATCACCGGACTGGGGGAACTGCGGCCCCCGTGGGCCGTCATGGAGTGGGCGGGCCGCGCCGCCCCGCCGGGCGCGGTCGCCCCCGCCCCGGTCGAACCCGCCGCCCCGCCGGGCGCGGTCACCCCCGCCGACGGTTCCGGCGGGACCGAGCGCTTTCCGCGGCCCGAGCGTTCCCGCGCCGTGACCGGAGGCTCCCGATGACCATCGCCGCACTCGAAGCACTCTCCTTCGGCCTCGAACGCCTCGCGCTCGCCGCCGCCGTCGCCGGGCACCGGCTCACCCTCCTCACCTCCGACCGCACGGTCTACCGCCATGAGCTGGCGGCCATGCCCGACGACATCCTCGACATCGTGGACGTCGACACCATGGACCAGTCCGCCGTACGCCGCGCCCTCGCCGCCCTCCCCGATCTCGCCGGACTCGTCAACACCACCGACACCTGGAGCGTCCCGGCCGCCGATCTCGCCGCCGCGCTGGGGCTGCCGGGACCCGACCCGGCGGCCGTACGCGTCCTGCGGGACAAGGCACTCGTCCGGCAGCGGCTGCACACGGCCGGGCTCAGCAGGGGAACCGCCACCGGCGATCTCGACGCCGTGGAACTGCCCGCCGTGCTCAAGGACTCGGCGGGCACCTCGTCGCGGGCGGTGTGGATCGTCCACGACGAGGCCGGGCTGCGGGCCGCGCTCACCGAGGCGGCATCGGGCCGGTCCGGGCTCAAGGGACGGCTGTTCGCCGAACCGTTCCTCGCCGGGCCGCTGTACAGCGCGGAGACCCTGAGCTGGAAGGGCGAGACCCGGCTGCTGGGCGTCGCGAGCCGGCTGACCTCCCGGACACCCGCCGTACGCGAGGAGGGCGCGGCCTTCCCCGTCGCCCTGCCGCCCGGCGAACGGGAGACCGTCGCCCGCTGGGTCGCCGACGTCCTCGCCGTCGCCGGACACGACCAGGGGTTCGCCCATGTCGAGTACGTCCACACCGCGCACGGCCCCGAACTCGTCGAGATCAACCGGCGGATCGGCGGCGCCCTGATCGGCGAGGTGCTCTGCCGGGCGCTCGGCACGGACGTCTACGACGCGCTGGTCGAGACCACCCTCGGAGTGCGGCCCACCCTGATGGACGGGCCCCTGGCCGCCCCCTTCGAAGGGCCCGCCGTCGCCTTCGTCCTCGTCTATCCGGACCGGCCCGGGACCCTGACCGGCTGGCAGGGCCTGGACGGGCTCGCCGCGTTCCCCGGCAAGGTGGAGTGGTATCCGGTACGCGCCCCGGGGGACACCGTCACCTCCATCGGCGACCAGCGCGGCTGCACGGGCATGGTGCTCGCCGAGGGGGCCACGGCGGAGCTGGCGCAGCACCGGGCGTGGAGCGCGGCGACGACGGTACGCCCGCTGATGGCGGACGGCTAGGCGGTGTCCGCCGCCCGGGCCGGAAGACGTACGGGGCCACGGGTCCCGCTCACGCGTCACCAACTGCTGCTGCTGGGCGCGTCGTTCCTCATCACGGTCGGCAGCTTCGCCGTCCTCCCCTATATGTCGGTCCTTCTGCATGAGCGGTGGGGTCTCGGGCTCGGCGCGGTGGGGGTGGTGCTGGCCGCCGCCTCGCTCATCCAGTTCGGCGGGGGAGTGTTCGGCGCCGCGCTGGCCCGCCGGATCGGGCTGCGGGCCACGATGCTGACCGCGCTGACGATCCGTACGGCGGGCTTCGCCTGTTTCGCCCCGGGCGGCGGCGGGCCGGTGCTCGCGGTGGTGGCGCTGCTGCTGGTGTCGTCCGGTGCGGCGCTCTACCTCCCCGCCAACAAGGCGTATCTGGTCGCGGGGCGGCCGGCGGCGGAGCGGCCGAGACTGCTGGCGCTGAGCGGCTCGGCGTTCACCACGG is part of the Streptomyces qinzhouensis genome and harbors:
- a CDS encoding 1,4-dihydropyridine esterase encodes the protein MTGGTKAAEIGKRGGVVLLVSVLVAGAVGAGGAVAAESPPESGYGGSVRSVTIATGERISTGGDGRALRYERPPGRKHIPLMFRTGGGRTEAVPLDVADDIAAGRRDAAGFDITTLTGRPGRPGQAPPGGPAARETTGLGGRTAVTHALTFRFIGRDGTAGRNFVSRLQGLTGAAAGTFHRPDASTGSVTLQVAPGRYALEAVNSPAPADPSSPTDIVVQPRLEVTGPTTVTVDARATRPVRLSVPDRAAANEFTSASYEVAVDGYALGLSLPVAAGGELRTAHLGPEVTDGSLSQSWEAMWTRDTTDYKIVLGEASVRRLATGLRRQFTEGELATVHTGIGSSGTGVHGDVFAWGTAPGSFGSQSPVRRDALPASRTLRLSTAPGTTWALQAEQHRYLPPDDAVRMESSHSTPPRQYTPGSTRTEMFNAGVFSPALDSGGGVFRRGNALHGALPVLADGESHAGWTLVSSARTTLHRDGVLVGENDDPLSGNGSGVFTVPPGDASYTLATSVTRDPAVGRAASRIDASWTFRSRETTATEQLPVSAVRFRTPVDAASTAPAGIPQPVALEVQGPAARPGNLSGLRVEYSYDRGTSWTPATVSDRRFRITNPGRGQSVSFRAAFTDGDGNQGAVTVLDAYYGR
- a CDS encoding 4a-hydroxytetrahydrobiopterin dehydratase, whose translation is MAAAPLTAAELEEAMTALPDWTVEDGKLTAAFKLDRADVPALYAAVAAAEDEANHHAKVTILYGTIGFALCTHDAGDTITSRDTTTAARLTALTLAHGATPADQ
- a CDS encoding DUF6879 family protein is translated as MRLDGEDWRRFFDAFGREAWRFEAQPVYTMPREQENVARFLRGEGKPREHNARWHERVRTYVQSGRSIGRVRIVRLPLTDYQRYQFAWGIPGNIAAGEDIRILDVTRQDYGLPLSGGRDWWMFDRTRIAHLNFGPDGTQINREAYEGDPAPYREWRRIALEHAVPFEEYARGRDG
- a CDS encoding GlxA family transcriptional regulator; the protein is MLSNVAVPLLAPVHPFELGVLCEVFGLDRGDDGMPVYDFAVVSAEGPTLSTHAGFTISTPHGLERLEEADLIAVPTGGSYPTRGYPEELLAALRRAVDRGARVLSVCSGAFVLGAAGLLDDRRCTTHWRYSAALARRFPRAVIDPDVLYVDAGPVVTSAGTAAAIDACLHILRQEHGPEVANYISRRMVVPPHRDGGQAQYITHPLPRSRCDTMAGTLDWMERHLQEDITVDRLADRAHMSPRTFARRFLQETGTTPYRWLLRQRVLKAQELLESTDETMDVIADHCGFGNAAALRHHFLRTLDTTPNAYRRTFRGDPGTPDLSRTATL
- a CDS encoding bifunctional 3'-5' exonuclease/DNA polymerase, with the protein product MAERERWAIAAAEEGDGARLVPLRPDGLPAGPVVEEPDLVAAVRSRPEVGRWVWRSTFDIYPRLLAAGVPVERCYDIEDAELLLLGHEGRFGEPRSAAAALARLRRQPVPPDPPQRAAEPGAQSSLFEPRPVPTPLESLLEVYAEQQRRHDATAHPGRMRLLTAAESAGMLVASEMNRAGLPWRADVHRRLLAELLGERYAGGGEPRRLAQLADEVSAAFGRRVRPDLPADVIKAFAEAGVKLRSTRRWELEEIGHPAVKPLVEYKKLYRIWVAHGWGWLADWVRDGRFRPGYLPGGSVSGRWTTNGGGALQIPRVIRRAVVADEGWRLVVADADQMEPRVLAAVSRDPGLMEVAGHDGDLYSRLSTRAFAGDREHAKLALLGAIYGQTSGDGLKNLAALRRRFPAAVAYVDDAARAGEEGRLVRTYLGRTCPPVSGAGDAEEAGLPQEDADPAAPAGTSDARARGRFTRNFVVQGAAADWALLMLAALRRAIAGMRAELVFFVHDEVVVHCPAEEAEAVTAAIREAGALAGRIAFGDTPVRFPFTTAVVECYADAK
- a CDS encoding lipoprotein, with amino-acid sequence MRRHGIRTAFTGGAAVIALLATGCSDSDSDSDSGSGSGAEPDPKVKTQRIGAAGGACDLPFTFDTPADWKVAAVNTEAMGDFTVGMAEMVCELDARHAGTSGFVRLWNDPTETATTRLVLERFVADSRLEKVRNVEYRELKAGPYKAVEVTFDGYNSLFESDQKELHLAFPTAEGFTVIDIDSQHPVAYKELLPEYERIRKTLRES
- a CDS encoding DUF2786 domain-containing protein, translated to MSTAPQPQTTVERALATALYAQDSRARDRSVEAALDTAASLIAADPGADAELARRGEEFVRRAWERGWQPADAVRIVRRDLGEPHVRIVAELIRTEARRYPAATLPARWAGQLAALDPAAVPPWRAADRFSYATAALELYRLLLRLPAVEPVGPVPGESPATAPPPSVTEPKALTRIRALLAKAEATDYPEEAEALSAKAQELAARYSIDAAALDGGGEGRDVPGACRIGVEPPYETAKAILLDAVAEANRCRAVWNSAFGFSTVVGYTPDLDAVELLYTSLLVQGTAAMTRAEADQRAGGRKRTKTFRQSFLMAYASRVGERLTAAADAVSETAPVGLLPVLATREVAVGARTDELFPRTTATRVRGVSDEAGWSEGRAAADAARVHPERRRVRGPGRDGD
- a CDS encoding class I SAM-dependent methyltransferase, with translation MPWYADDSLWVDFAPAMFSDRRAGTVAALVRDAPLLAFPPGARVLDLCCGPGLFLAPLARRGHPVTGVDLSEPMLDRAREAVAAAGDGARRRTELVRADMLDFVRPGAYDVVLNVFTSFGYFTDPADNLQVLRNARRSLAPGGKLLVDVMGKEVLAGWIGRPQTVDLPDGSYVVQRDTVLDSWRRLRTEWTLVCGETARTAAIHSFLYSAAELHELFLAAGFTGVECYGDFDGGPYDQHARRLIVTGHAPG